The region GGCCCCGGATGGTGGGCGTCCGCGAGCAGCACGAATGCGGCGAACAGCACCGCCGCAAGCAGCGCGTGCATGCGTTGCACGCGTACGATCTCGACGTCGCCCGAAAGATCGAGCGGCTTCGCGCGAAACGCACAGGCCGTCAGCACAAGCAGCAGCGCCATCAGCGCCAGCGCGAGCGGCCCGAGCGTGACCACGAAGCGGCCGAACGACACGCCGCTCAATTGCCACAGGAACAGGTTCTGCGGATTGCCGAGGGGCGTCGCGACGGAGCCCGCGTTGACCGCGAGCGCGACGACGATGACGAGCCGCCGGAACGGCAGCGGCGTCAACGCGCGCAGCGACACCATCAGCGGCACCACGACGAACAGCGCAACGTCGTTGGTGAGCCACATCGAGAGTACCGCCGAGAACACGACGAGCAACATCGCGAGCCCGCGCTCCGAATGCACGTGATGCACGATGCGATGCGCGAGCCACATCAGGCAACCAGACAGCTCCAGCGCCTTCGTCAGCATCAACAGACCCGCGAGTGTCGCAACCGTCTGCCAGTCCACGAGCGCGGTCAATGCGGCGATTGGTTGCGGACGCAACCATTGAAGAAGAATCAGCGCAACTGCGAGCACCGTGAGCACCGGCTCCTTCGCAAGCCAACCGAGCCACCGGCGCGGCGCCGGCGCGCCCGTACGTTCCATCGATTGCGCCTCTTTACTCTTCAGTCGCGACGTTGCCGCGCAGGCGCGCGAGAATGCCCTCGAGCGCGTCGAGGTTGCCGAAGTCGATCATCACCTGCCCTCGCCCACGACGGCCGAGTTTGATTTTCACCGTCGATGCGAGGAGGTCGGACAGTTCTTCCTCGAGACGGCGCGTATCGCGGCCGCCGTCATCCTTCGCGCGCGCCTTCACGGCCGGCGCTTCCTTCGTCGTGTGCGCGACCAGCTTCTCGGTCTCGCGGACCGACATGCGCTTGTTGACGACCTGGTGCGCGAGCGTGATCTGCGTCGCCGCATCGACCGCGAGCAGCGCACGCGCATGCCCCATGTCGAGATCGCCGGCGAGCAGCATCGTCTGCACCGGCGATGCGAGATTCAGCAGGCGCAGCAGGTTCGACACCGCGCTGCGCGAGCGGCCGACCGACTCCGCGGCCTGTTCGTGCGTGAAACCGAATTCGTCGAGCAGACGCTGGATGCCGTGCGCCTCTTCCAGCGGGTTCAGGTCCTCGCGCTGGATGTTCTCGATCAGCGCCATGGCGGCGGCGGCCTGATCGGACACGTCCTTCACCAGCACCGGCACTTCGTCGAGCCCCGCTAGGCGCGCTGCGCGGAAGCGCCGCTCGCCCGCGATGATCTCGTATTTGTCAGACGAAATGGGCCGCACCAGGATCGGCTGCATCACACCTTGTGCGCGGATGCTGGCCGCCAGTTCCTGCAGGCTGCCCTCGTCCATTCGGGTACGCGGCTGATATTTGCCGGCCTGCAGCTTGCCGAGCGCGAGCGTGTTCGGCGCGCCTTCGATCTTCACCGCTTCGGT is a window of Burkholderia latens DNA encoding:
- a CDS encoding SLC13 family permease; protein product: MERTGAPAPRRWLGWLAKEPVLTVLAVALILLQWLRPQPIAALTALVDWQTVATLAGLLMLTKALELSGCLMWLAHRIVHHVHSERGLAMLLVVFSAVLSMWLTNDVALFVVVPLMVSLRALTPLPFRRLVIVVALAVNAGSVATPLGNPQNLFLWQLSGVSFGRFVVTLGPLALALMALLLVLTACAFRAKPLDLSGDVEIVRVQRMHALLAAVLFAAFVLLADAHHPGPGLIAVGIALLLAKRDAVLKIDWLLLLIFVLMFVVLRSAAALPVVHDTIAHAQLDSPLRVYAAGAVLSQGISNVPAAILLSEFTHDWRALAFGVSVGGFGFAIGSLANLIAVRLAKEPRMWLPFHAVSIPFALASAALGAWLLAHA
- a CDS encoding ParB/RepB/Spo0J family partition protein; the encoded protein is MNAVPKKKGLGRGLEALLGGSADITEAVKIEGAPNTLALGKLQAGKYQPRTRMDEGSLQELAASIRAQGVMQPILVRPISSDKYEIIAGERRFRAARLAGLDEVPVLVKDVSDQAAAAMALIENIQREDLNPLEEAHGIQRLLDEFGFTHEQAAESVGRSRSAVSNLLRLLNLASPVQTMLLAGDLDMGHARALLAVDAATQITLAHQVVNKRMSVRETEKLVAHTTKEAPAVKARAKDDGGRDTRRLEEELSDLLASTVKIKLGRRGRGQVMIDFGNLDALEGILARLRGNVATEE